The following coding sequences lie in one Fusarium poae strain DAOMC 252244 chromosome 1, whole genome shotgun sequence genomic window:
- a CDS encoding hypothetical protein (SECRETED:SignalP(1-18)): MRFSVAAASTALLALAEARITGIKVPKEIKAGEAFEAIVVRENYIQSVFDSSIVFGYSPDPYPGTIGQVLDSVPLGKDESNQIEDLKVKLTVPESAEKGEGVVSAALLSVYGASGSPTLSEYNVTVTIGDKTSTEYGESS; encoded by the exons ATGCGTTTCTCCGTCGCCGCCGCTTCCACTGCTCTCCTCGCTCTCGCTGAGGCCCGCATCACCGGTATCAAGGTCCCCAAGGAGATCAAGGCTGGCGAGGCCTTCGAGGCTATCGTCGTTCGCGAGAACTACATCCAGAGCGTCTTTGACTCTTCCATTGTCTTTGGCTACTCTCCCGACCCTTACCCCGGCACTATCGGCCAGGTCCTCGACTCTGTCCCTCTCGGCAAGG ACGAGTCCAACCAGATCGAAGAcctcaaggtcaagcttACTGTCCCCGAGTCCGCTGAGAAGGGCGAGGGTGTCGTCTCCGCTGCTCTACTCAGCGTCTACGGTGCTTCTGGAAGCCCTACTCTCAGCGAGTACAACGTCACCGTTACCATTGGTGACAAGACCAGCACCGAGTACGGCGAGAGCAGCTAA